The sequence AACTATACGCCTTTGTTGCAACACATCCCAATGTCTCTTCACTGGCACCATATATCCAGCTCCACGGTCTGGACATATGGCAAAACATAAAATTCCTTTTTATCTATCCTGGAGGTCTCAATACCGTTTTTTGGTTTGCCCATCACACGGGCAAAATGATTGTTGTATAAACATTAAAACACATTGCAAAATCTGAACCGATTGACCCCCGTCATATTGTCACTTTTTTATTTTATTTTCCTGCAATTACAGAAAGTTGTCAAGCAATATTATGACCAAACAATTAAATTGCGATTAATAAATAATAAATATGACTAATGGCTTGACATACTCCTTCGAACATGAAAATTAGAACATTCTTTTTTATTCCGGATTCGCATCAGCGTGAAGGCTGATCGAATCCGGATTGAGTGGGCGACGGCATGGCGGGGATGTTCAGATTTGGATGGGCTGTGAGCTTTGCAGGCCGTAATCGTACTGAACGTACGATGGAGGATCGCAAGGCGAAGCAGACCGCCGAAGATGGACATCCCCGCCATGCCGTCGCCCGACCAAGTGAAAATCTGAAAAGAAATGCATCTACAAATCTTGCATCTGTTAACTTTTTTCCTTTTAAAGATAACTGCGTAATGGTAAAATATCTCCTTTAAAATCAGCACATTTTATGGTAATGTGTTTTCTTGCGGAGTTTACTATGGTTGGTATTGATATAATTGAAGTTATACGAATGAAAAACATAATTGACAGGCACGGCGACAGATTCCTTAATAAGGTATTCACCGATGACGAGATTCGATACGCCGGCAGCAAACACAGGATCTCCGAGTCGCTTGCCGGACGGTTTGCCGCCAAAGAGGCGTTTATAAAAGCTATCGGCAGAAAGGTGCCCTGGAAAAGCATTAACGTTTTGCAGTCCCAGGGGAAACCGTACATCGAATACCTCGGGGAACGATATGATGGGGTAAGTATTTCACATGAACGGGCATATGCAGTATCAGTAGTGGTAATCTGATAAGGGAGTAAATATATGAAAGTGCTGACGCCTGAACGGATGGCAAAATATGATGAGTATGCAATAAAAACCTGGGGCATTCCCTCGGCAGTGCTTATGGAAAATGCAGGCCGTAATATGTACAGACTTATGAAAGAGCGCTACCTTGAGGGTAAACACCGCATTGCTATTTTCTGCGGAAGAGGAAATAACGGCGGTGACGGTTTTGTAATCGCCCGGTATGCACTTGAAGCCGGCTATAATGTCAGAGTTTTTATTCTTTGTAAAAAAAAGGATCTTCAAAGCGATGCTGCTTTAAATATGGGATTATACGCATCAATAGGCGGAAACATTGTTGAGATAGATGATACATTTGCCCTGGTAAAAAGAGGCATACAACATGCCGATATTATTATAGATGCAATTTTCGGAACAGGGCTTTCAAAGCCGGTAACAGGCAGGGAAAAAGCAGTCATAGAACAAATCAACGAATCGGGCAAGCCTGTCATAGCCGTTGATATCCCGTCAGGTATTGACGGAAAGACCGGTGCTCCTCTTGGATGTGCAGTCAGGGCAATTCATACATTCACATTCGCTTACCCGAAAATAGGACAGATACTTTACCCGGGCGCATATCATACCGGCAAATTAACAATAATCGACATATCAATACCATCCTTTATAGAGAAAAAAATAGGCTTTGACGGATATATTATTGACGGAGCAATGTTAAAAAATGCACTGAAAGAAAGAAATCCCTGGTCACACAAAGGAACTTACGGTCATGCAGTTGTAATCGCCGGCTCTCCTGGAAAGACAGGCGCAGCGCATATGGCTTCAATGGCTGCCTTAAAGATAGGTGCAGGCCTTGTCACGCTTATTATTCCTGAAAGCTTGAATAACATAATGGAAGTCAAACTTACAGAGGTAATGACATACCCTGTGGCAGATAATGGTACCGGATGTTTTGCACTCTCTTCCTATGACCGGATAAAAGCTTTTGTGGAAGACAAGGATGTAATAATCATTGGTCCCGGACTTTCTCAGAATCAGGAAACAATGGAGCTTGTAAGAAAACTCTATGTGAATATAGATAAGCCCTTTATCGTTGATGCCGACGGGATAAACGCCTTTCAGGGTTATGTTGGCATTATAGGCAAGGCAAAAAGAAATGCTGTGTTTACCCCTCATCCAGGCGAGCTTGCACGCCTTACCGGGCTTTCAACAAAGGAGATAAATGAGGATAGAATCGGAGCCGGCAGGCAATTCGTCAAAGAAACAGGGATTAACCTTGTTTTAAAGGGCGCCCGGACAGTTGTCTTCAGCGCCACCGGCGACATTTTTATAAATCCTACAGGAAATCCGGCTCTGGCAAAAGGCGGGAGCGGAGACATATTGACCGGCTTCATCGGGGGATGTGCTTCACAGGGTTGTTCCCTTGTGGAATCTTCCATTGCAGGCGTATACCTCCACGGTTATCTGGCAGATGACTGGGTTGTGGCTAGTACGGATATGGACCTCATTGCAGGCGACCTCCTTGCCGGTCTGGGTAAGGCCATACAGGATATACGGGATGGAAGAGAAAGAGTTTATATCGAAAAGTCCCTCTGATACATGGGATATAGGAGAGATACTCGGGAAAATTGCAAAAAAAGGTGACCTCTATACGCTCTACGGTGAGCTTGGCGCAGGAAAGACCCAACTTGTAAAAGGTGTGGCAAGGGGCATCGGGGTAAAAGACTGGCAGTACGTAGTAAGCCCCTCCTTTACAATTATGAATATTTACGAGGGGAACCTTAACCTTTGCCATGTAGACCTTTACAGGATTGATGGGAATGAAGTTGAGGGTTTTGCACTGGAAGAGTTTCTTCAAGAGGGTATAGTTGTGGTAGAATGGGCACAAAGAGCATCATGGCAGGATGGAGTAATCAGGGTAAAAATTGAAGTAGTAAGTGAGGAAGAAAGAAGAATTACAGTAAACAGACCATGAAAGGTTTTGTGTATAGAATAATCTGCGATTGCGAAAGATGGAGGAGGTGTAAATGCTTGTCGTACAAAAGTATGGAGGAACATCAGTTGCAGACATTGAAAGAATAAGTAATGTAGCCAAACGTGTTATTAAATACCGGAAGGAAGGCAACGATATTGTTGTTGTTGTTTCAGCTATGTCCGGTGAAACTGACAAATTGCTCAATCTGGCGAGCAGTATAAGCAAAAACCCTGATGAAAGGGAAGTCGATGTATTAATTTCCACAGGCGAGCAGGTGACATCAGCTCTTCTTGCCATTACATTGAAAGAAATGCTATGCGATGCTGTTTCAATACTCGGCCACCAGGTAAAAATAGTAACAGACTCAAGCTATACCAAGGCAAGGATATCTCGTATTGAAAAGGATCTGATCATGTCTGAGATAGGCAAGGGGAAAGTTATTGTTGTCCCCGGCTTTCAGGGAGTTGATGAAAATGGCAACATTACAACGCTCGGCAGAGGAGGCTCGGATACATCGGCAGTAGCTCTGGCTGCAGCACTGAATGCCGATTTGTGTGAAATTTATACGGATGTTGACGGTGTATACACAACAGACCCGAATATATGCGACCGCGCGAGAAGACTTGACAGGGTATCCTATGAAGAGATGCTTGAGATGGCAAGTCTTGGAGCCAAGGTACTGCAGATAAGATCTGTTGAATTTGCCATGAGATACAATGTGCCAATTCTTGTAAAGTCTTCCTTCACAGACGGTGAGGGAACATTAGTATGTAAGGAGGTGTCGGACATGGAAAAAATGGAAGTTACAGGTGTTACTCATAACAAGAACGAAGTAAAAATAACTGTGAGCAAGGTGCCGGATATGCCGGGAGTAGCATCAAAGGTATTCACCGCCCTCTCTGATGCAAACGTTGTTGTTGATGTGATAGTTCAGAACGTAAGCCGGGATAATTGTACAGACATTACCTTTACGGTTGCAAAGGCCGATGGAAGAAAAGCCTTTAAGCTTATGGAAGAGGTGGCAACAAAAATCGGCGCAGAAAAGGTATCGCTCGACGAAGATATAGCCAAGGTGTCCATTATCGGGCTTGGTATGAGGTCTCACGCCGGGATAGCATCGAAAATGTTCTCTGTCCTTGCAAAAGAGGGAATAAATATTGAGGCAATAACAACATCGGAGATCAAGATCTCCTGTGTAGTAGAAGGGAAATATGGAGAACTCGCTGTGCGGGCTCTTCATAAAGCATTCGGGCTTGATTCCGAACCGGTGGAGGAAAAGCTTGAGGGTTGAATTCTACGATACCACATTACGCGACGGGGCACAGTCGGAAGATATAGCATTCTCTCTGAATGACAAACTCAGGATTTCCGAGAAGCTTGACGAATTCGGGATGCACTATATTGAAGGAGGTTGGCCGGGATCAAACCCTAAAGACCTTCAATACTTCAAAGAGGTTAAGAAGCTTCATCTTAAGAATTCTAAAATAGTAGCCTTCAGCAGTACAATGAAACTCCATTCAGACCCTGACGAAGATGAGATTATAAAGGCTATACTCGATGCAGACACTAAATATGTGACGATAGTCGGGAAAAGCTGGGATCTTCACGTAAAGGATGCACTCAAAGTTACTCTTGATACAAACCTTAAGATGATTGATAAAACAATAAAATATCTGAAAAAGCACGGCAAAACTGTCTTCTTTGATGCAGAGCATTTTTTTGATGGTTACAAAAAAAACAACGTGTATGCAAAAAAGGTCATTAAAACTGCGGAATATGCCGGAGCCGATGCAATTGTCCTGTGTGATACAAACGGCGGGAGTATGCCTTATGAAATTTACGACACAGTCCTGAAGGTACGGAAGACAACGGATATACAACTTGGCATTCATACCCATAACGACACTGAAATGGCTGTTGCAAATACATTGATGGCAGTTAAAGCAGGGTGTTCACATATCCAGGGCACAATCAACGGATATGGAGAACGTTGCGGAAATGCAAACCTCTGTTCTATCATCCCTAACATTATCCTGAAAATGAATCATACAGGGATTCCAAGGGAGAAAGTTACACATTTGAGGGATTTGAGTCTATATGTTGATGAAATGGCAAATTTTAAACCGGATAAACACAAACCCTATGTCGGCAATAGCGCCTTTGCACATAAGGGAGGTATCCATGTCAGCGCAATACGGAAAAATGCCGAAACGTATGAACATATAAAACCGGAGTTGGTAGGCAATACACAGAGAGTCCTTATATCTGATCTTTCCGGAGAAAGCAGCATCCTGTATAAAGCAAAAGAATTTAACATCGATATTGAAAAAGACAGGAAACTGGTCAAAGACGTGGTAAAGAAGGTAAAAGACCTTGAGATGTACGGATATAAATTCGAAGGAGCAGAAGGCTCGCTTGAGCTTCTTATGAAAAAGGCCCTTGGTATTCACAAGAAGTTTTTTGACCTTATCGGTTTTAAGGTAATAATTGACAAAAAGGAAAAGGGGCACCCAGTTTCCGAGGCGACCATCATGGTAAAAGTCGGCGACAGGATAGAACATACTGCAGCACTTGGTAAAGGCCCTGTAAATGCTCTTGATGCTGCTTTGAGGAAAGCATTGTATAAGTTTTATCCCGTACTGAAGGAAATGGAACTGATAGATTATAAGGTAAGGGTATTAACAACACAAAATGGAACCGGCGCAGTAACAAGGGTGCTTATAGAAAGCAGTGACGGGAAACGTACCTGGAGCACCGTTGGTGTATCGGAAAACATTATTGAAGCAAGCTGGCGAGCACTTGTGGACAGCATTGATTATAAACTGCTCATAGATGCTAACGAGTAAGTTCGAGGCACCTGTTTGCCCGAGGGACGAAGGACGTTCAGTCGCTTATGCTCCTTCGGACGCAGGACGTGAAAGCTTTTACGTCCGAGCGTAAGCGGACGTCCCAGCGAACGTAAGTGAGCGAACATCCCACGTTCATACAGGAAGTAAGGAGGGGGTAATATAAGCCCCTTGGTATTGTCAATAGTTGCATGAAAAATTGGTTCGCAAAATGAATATATACAAGCCTCTATAAGACAAAATAAGGGGGAGGCAGAAAATAAAATTGAAAATGAAGAAACTCACCCCCTTCTTTATTCCGGATTCACATAAGCGTATATGTGAATCCGGTTTGAGTGGGCAGCGGCATGTCGGGGATTTTGCAGATGTGGATGGGCTGTGAGATTTGCAGGCCGCAGACGTACTCAATGTACGTCGGAGGATCGCAAGGCGAAGCAGACCGCCGCAGATCAATATCCATCGCAAGGCGAAGCAGACCGCCGCAGATCAATATCCCCGAACATGCTGATGACCGACCAAGAGAAAAGAACTAAAAATACTCAAGAAACAAAACAATATTATGAAAACTTTTGACATAACCAGCCCCTTTAAAAGGAGGAAACGATGAAGAGACTTCTCGATATCCATGATGCAACAAAAGAACTGAACATACTGCGAGCCCTTGAGAACTATAAAAGCCCTTTCGAGATTGTAGGAACATACAGGCTGATTGATGACGGTATCAGGCCTGAAGCAACGGTTATTATAAAAGCAAATAAAAAGCAGATGCATGAAGCTTCAACCGGTGTGGGGCCGGTAGATGCTTTGGCAAATGTATTAAAAATATCACTGTCATCGGTTTTCCCTGCAATCCAGGGCATTAAACTTGTAGATTTTGCTTCAAGAATCCACGACTCAAGATCCGGGACATCTGCAAAGGTTGAAGTTTCCATTATTTTTACCGATGGCAAGGATATCTGGAGCGTCGCGGCAGTTTCCGATAACATCAACAAGGCATCCTTTATGGCACTTATAGACGGGTTTGAATATGCGATCATGTCAAAAAGCAATAATGAATAAAAACCAGTTTCATGTTACAGATTGATGGTTTAAACATCAGCAGAAGAAACATTACCTTGACGATCAGCAATGCAAGAGTTATATTAATACCCGAGTTTTAAAGTATTTTTTTTGGGAGTTTGGAGGTAAATAATCATGCCGATATATGAGTATGAGTGTACAGACTGTGGTAAAAGATTCGAAATATTTCAGAGGATCACAGATAAACCATTATCTAAGTGTAAATTTTGCAAGGGTCCACTCAGTAAACTTATTTCAAGCTGTTCCTTTCGCCTTAAAGGTACAGGCTGGTATGCAACTGATTACAAGAAACCCGTTGATGCTGTAGGGAAAAAGGCAAGCTCAGGAAATGGCGAGGATCATGCCGACACAGTAGAAACAGCTTCAGCAGCTTCAACTGATACAAAGTCTGATGCAAAGTCTGACACAAAATCTGATGCAAAAACTGATACAAAAACCGTGACAAAAACCGAAAGTGCAAGTGCATAACGTTGATGGAGGAAGATGATGAACGTAGGAGATAAAGTAAAGTTTACTTTTGCAAAAAAAACGATGGAAGGACAGGTAGATAAAATATTTGCAAAAGCTGTCTACATAAAAGCCGACTTCCCGAAAGATAAAGGGAAAACAATCAAAAGAAAGATAAAAGATATAAAATCATAGTCGATTTACAGCTCACCATTATTGGTTCACAATAAAAACCTCTGTTTTTAATATAGACTGTGAATAGTGAGTTGATCCTTATGATTTCAAGTAAATATAGCTATAGGATCTCTTTTGAACGCAATTCTCTCTGAATATCGAATATTTTCTTCCCCAGCATATTTTTGAATTGCATGCTTGTATTAATAAACTCTAATGCAACAAATTCCAGGCTTTTAACCCTGGTTTGTTCTTTAGGCTCCCAGGTCCTGATAACAGTAGCGTTTAGATCAAAAACAGTGCCGTCAATAGAAAGTTTTATCTCAATTATTCTCCCTGGTTCAAGTTTTAACTCCCTGTTATGGCTTATTTTTGCTCCACCAATAGAAATATCGATTAGATTAACAGGTTTCCTGTAAATAGATATATCAATACCATTGTTGCTTGTAGAGTCAATCCTGAAAAAGAATCTTAGATTATACGGTTGGGGATTAGCTTTTTTCAAAAGGATAACGGCCGGAGTCTTGTTATCGGCCGATAACTCATAATCATTGGTCAAATTAATGATATTTGCATCAAAACCATAACGCACATCTTCTTTGTTTTCTTTTACAATGTAAGTGAGAACAACAGATTTATTGATCCTGCTTTTCAAAACAGGCGGTTCGGTTTGTGCTATTATCAATTTGTTTTCAATAATATCGAAAATAATAGAATTTCTCACATCACTGATTTCTTTGATGTTATCTGTGTTCATTACAATTTTGACTGGCAGCCCTGGTCTTATGTCCATAATATTATGTTTATTATTAATTACATTTTTACGGAATGGAAACAATAAAAAAATATCTATATATTAAATGAAAGATTCCTGATTATTTCTTTAACATATCTTTTAATGTATCTACAATTCCCATCATAACAATGGGTTTTCGGGACGGATCCAGCCAGTCAAGAATAGATATGATAGTTTCTTCAGACATGGCGATACATCCTGATGTTGGTTTTCTCTTCCCTCTCCAGATATGAAGAAAAATAGCGCTTCCAAGACCTCTTACAACAGGATTTGCATTATACGCTATGACAATTCCATATTTGTACATACTGTCCTTTCTTCTCATATCTTCAAAGGAAGCTGCCTTTGTATGCCCTCTTTTTACTAATTTGTTATAGTCAACTGAATCGGGATCATCTACCCAGACATCGTCTTCTGTTGTCTGAAAATAACGCATTTTTGTATGCATTTCCGGTAAATAACCAAAGGCATATTCCAAGGCGTAGACACCGGAGGGAGTTCTGCCATCCCCTTCCCTCTTTATATCCGGCAATGCAAAACCGTTCCTGCCGATTGATGCATCAATCGGCTTAAGCATTAAATCCCACCGATTGTTACGCCTTTCAAAGGGGTATATTTTAGCTGAAAACAATTCAGGATTATTGCCTACAATTAAGAGTATCTGGTCCGACTCTCCTGCCTTTCTTTCGAAAAGAGTCTTCATCCAGGGCAAAACAGCGGCTTCATTGGTTTTTTCATGGGCAGCGGCAACTGTGGCAAATCCGGACATAAATAATGCAGAGAAAATAGTTGTTAAGAAAACAAGTAAAAGATTCACGTTTCACTGGGAGATGGTGCCGGCAGGACATGCCAGATATGTTCCGCATATTCACGTATAGCTCTGTCGCTTGAGAACTTACCTGAACGTGCAACATTCAGAATGGCCATTTTTGTCCATCGCGCTTCATCCCTATAGGCTTTGCTCACCTCATCCTGACATTGGATATATGATGCATAATCGGCCAGAACAAAATACGTGTCATGCTCTAAAAGCGGATTAATAACCGGGTGAAACAATTGAGGCATATCCGGCGAAAAATATCCCCCCTGAATCTGATCTATAACCTTTTTAAGTTCCAGGTTTTCTTCATAGTATTGACGTGGATTATAGGAGGAGCGCATCGCCACAAGCTCTTCTGTATTGTGCCCGAAGAGAAAGAAATTATCCTTCCCTACTTCTTCCCTGATCTCAACATTAGCCCCGTCAAGGGTTCCGATGGTCAGGGCACCGTTTAAGGTAAATTTCATATTGCCTGTTCCTGATGCCTCATATCCTGCAGTAGAAATCTGCTCGGATAGCTCTGCTGCGGGCATGATTCTCTGGGCAAGGCTAACATCATAATTGGGGACAAAAATGACACGTAATTTGTCGCTCACTACCGGATCGGCTTCACATGCAGCACTTACGTTGTGAATAAGCTTGATAATCAGCTTACAGATAAAATATCCGGGTGCAGATTTACCCGCAAATAGCACAATTCTGGGTGAAAACTTTTTGTCTATTTTCCCTTCCTTTATTCTGTTAAAGATGGTGATAACATGCAAAATATTTAAAAGCTGTCTCTTATACTCGTGGAATCTTTTTATTTGACAGTCAAGAAAAAAATCCGGAGAGAGGGACAACCAGAATGCTTTATAAAGATAATCGTTCAAAGCTCCTTTGTTCAAACTTTTTATCCGGCTGAATTGCTTACAAAAGGTTTTATCGTCAGCAAAGGGTTCCAGTCTTTTCAACTCCTCAAGGTTTTTTAACCACTCCTCTCCTATTGCCTCGGTAATAAGACCTGAAAGGAGCGGATTAGATTCAAGAAGCCAGCGTCTCTGAGTAATGCCATTCGTTACATTCCGGAATTTCTCGGGTGTTATTTCACAAAAGTCCTTCAATAAGTCCTGTTTCAAAATGTCTGTATGGAGCGCTGACACGCCATTAACAGTGTGGCTGCCTACAACTGCGAGGCGTGCCATATGTATAACCCTCTCGCCATTGCCTGTAATAATGCTCGTTTTGCCCTTTCGTTCCGGTTCATCAGGAAACTGTTCTGAAACCTGAATAAGAAACCTTCTGTTAATCTCCTCTATAATCTGAAAGTGTCGGGGAAGAAGGTGGGCAAAAAGACCCTCGTACCAGGTCTCAAGCGCCTCAGGCAAAACCGTATGGTTTGTATAACCAAAGGTTCTTTTAGTTATAGCCCATGCATCATCCCAATAAATCCTGTCCTCATCAACAAGTATTCTCATCAGTTCGGCTATTGCAATCGAAGGATGCGTATCGTTGAGCTGTACGGCAACTTTATCGGGAAATTCCTTATAACTCTTATGGAATTTTTTATACCTCCTGATAATGTCTTTTAAGGTAGCGCTCACAAAAAAATACTGCTGTTTCAGTCTCAGTTCCTTGCCTGCTGCATACTGGTCACTGGGATAAAGCACTTTAGAAATGCTTTCGCTGTGACTTTTATCCTGAACAGCGCCAACGTAATCGCCGCTGTTAAAATACTCAAGGTTAAAATCTCTACTGGACTTTGCCGACCATAACCGTAGCGTATTTACCGTTTCATTCCGAAACCCCGGGACAGGATAATCGTAAGCCATAGCCATAACCTCTTCTCCACCCACCCATTTCATGCTGAACTTTCCGTTTGAGCTTGTACGAGTCTCAATTTCACCATAAAAATGAACCGGGTAGAGGAGTTCAGGTCGCGGCAGTTCCCATGGATTGCCGTATCTTAGCCAGTTATCAGGAGCTTCTACCTGAAAACCGTCTTTGATCCTTTGAAAAAATATGCCGTACTCATAGCGAATGCCGTAGCCGTATGCAGGATATTGAAGCGTGGCAAGGGAATCCAGATAACAGGCGGCAAGCCTTCCCAAGCCGCCATTGCCCAACCCGGCATCCCATTCATTCTCAAAAATATCTTCATAGGCAATCCCCAGGACATCCACGGCCTGTGAATATTCGTCAGACAAACCGAGATTGAGAATATAATTCCGTAACAGTCTGCCAAGAAGAAACTCGAGGGACAGATAATATACCCTTTTTGCATCAATATCGTAATATCTTTGCTGGGTTGTAATCCACCGTTCTACAAGCAGGTCACGGACGGAAAGGACAAGAGAATCGAATTTATCCCGTGAAGTGGCAGAGTACATATCCTTTGCAAGACCATAGGTAAGATTATTCAAAAGCGACTCGCGCAATGCTTCACTGTCTTTTTTCAATCAAACCCCCTTATTTATCATTTTAATATAAGAGATTATAATACCATGTTAGGGACATTGATACAAAAAAGTGTACGCCCTAACTTCCCGCAAATATTTCATATAGAACTCTTGAAGGCCTCCCATTCACCTCTTTCTTTCAACACTTCCCGATACACTTCCAGGGCATCATTCACTTTCGGCATCCCACCATAGGTGGCAAGCTGAAATATAGCTTCTGCAAGCTTTCTCGGATCGCAGCCCACATTCAAAGCACCGTTCAAATGGAGCTTCAATTCTTTTGTTGCCCCAAGGGCAGCAAGTATGGCACAGGCAACCAACTGTCTTTCGGGCAGAGTAAATACTGTCCTGGAATATAGGTTCCCTGTTATGAACATTGAGAGATCATTGGCAAGATCTTTGTCAAATTCCTTCCACATCAGGTATGGCGGGTCCATTTTTATGCCTTTACCAAAAAGCTTTTTTGCAGTTTCCTGTGTCTTTTTTCTTATTTCGTCATCCATGATTCATATCCTCCTATTCTTTTTTTACGTTTCCTTTATATTGAATTACCATCATAGTTATATCATCTGATTGAGGCATGTCTTGAACAAAATATTCTATTTCTTCCATTATTCCATCTATAATATCCTTTATAGATTCTTCCTTTAATCTTATAATCCCCTGCTCAAGCCTTTTATCCGAGAAAAATTCGCCATTTTTGTTCATAGCCTCGTTAACACCATCCGTATAGAGATATATGCTGTCGCCTGGCTCCAAGGTAAGCTTATCTATCGTGTACTTCGCATCATCTATAACACCCACAACAATCCCGCCGGTGCTTTTGATCATGCTTACCTCGCCTGTTTTCCTGATAATCAGGGGAGGATTATGCCCCCCGTTTGTATATTCCATTTCTCCGTTGCAAACATTCAAGATAGCACAAAATATTGTTACAAACATATTCGTATCATTGCCTACACACAATTCTTCATTAACCCTTGAAATAATTCGATCCGGAGTAAGTCCCACAGTAGCCTTTGACTTAATAAGCGTCTTTGTGACAGCCATGAAAAGGGAAGCAGGAATGCCCTTTCCTGAAACATCGGCAATAACAAAACAGAGGTGATCATGGTCTATCTGAAAGAAATCATAAAAATCACCGCCCACCTCTTTTGCCGGCCGTATCATTGCATAGATATCAAATTCCATCCTATCCGGGAATGGAGGGAACATCTTGGGAAGTATACTCATCTGTATATCATGCGCAACTTTTAATTCACTCTCCATCCTTTCCTTTAACGCAGTGGTCTCGGTAAGTTCTTCAATATAAGCCTTCAGCGATGTTTTCATATACCCGAATGCCTCTGTAAGCCTTCCGACTTCATCGCCCGATGTTACAACCGGCAACTCTATATCAAGATTGCCTGAGCCTATCCCTTCCGTTGCCTTCGCCATTGCCCTGAGCGGTCCTGTAATTGAGCGGGCAATATAGACTGTTGCTACAGCAAGAAGAAATATACCGCTAACCCCAAGAAAAAAAACTATTTTATTAAGCCTGACAATGTCTTCCATCAACTCATCCTGCGGAAAAAGAACAGCAAGAGACCAGCCGTTCGATTCGATCGGGACGTGCGTCATCCAGCACTCCT comes from Pseudomonadota bacterium and encodes:
- a CDS encoding glycogen/starch/alpha-glucan phosphorylase, with the protein product MKKDSEALRESLLNNLTYGLAKDMYSATSRDKFDSLVLSVRDLLVERWITTQQRYYDIDAKRVYYLSLEFLLGRLLRNYILNLGLSDEYSQAVDVLGIAYEDIFENEWDAGLGNGGLGRLAACYLDSLATLQYPAYGYGIRYEYGIFFQRIKDGFQVEAPDNWLRYGNPWELPRPELLYPVHFYGEIETRTSSNGKFSMKWVGGEEVMAMAYDYPVPGFRNETVNTLRLWSAKSSRDFNLEYFNSGDYVGAVQDKSHSESISKVLYPSDQYAAGKELRLKQQYFFVSATLKDIIRRYKKFHKSYKEFPDKVAVQLNDTHPSIAIAELMRILVDEDRIYWDDAWAITKRTFGYTNHTVLPEALETWYEGLFAHLLPRHFQIIEEINRRFLIQVSEQFPDEPERKGKTSIITGNGERVIHMARLAVVGSHTVNGVSALHTDILKQDLLKDFCEITPEKFRNVTNGITQRRWLLESNPLLSGLITEAIGEEWLKNLEELKRLEPFADDKTFCKQFSRIKSLNKGALNDYLYKAFWLSLSPDFFLDCQIKRFHEYKRQLLNILHVITIFNRIKEGKIDKKFSPRIVLFAGKSAPGYFICKLIIKLIHNVSAACEADPVVSDKLRVIFVPNYDVSLAQRIMPAAELSEQISTAGYEASGTGNMKFTLNGALTIGTLDGANVEIREEVGKDNFFLFGHNTEELVAMRSSYNPRQYYEENLELKKVIDQIQGGYFSPDMPQLFHPVINPLLEHDTYFVLADYASYIQCQDEVSKAYRDEARWTKMAILNVARSGKFSSDRAIREYAEHIWHVLPAPSPSET
- a CDS encoding carboxymuconolactone decarboxylase family protein; translation: MDDEIRKKTQETAKKLFGKGIKMDPPYLMWKEFDKDLANDLSMFITGNLYSRTVFTLPERQLVACAILAALGATKELKLHLNGALNVGCDPRKLAEAIFQLATYGGMPKVNDALEVYREVLKERGEWEAFKSSI
- a CDS encoding SpoIIE family protein phosphatase, which gives rise to MLKNKGIAFKLVLLFTLSSICIFTPIFGYNHYVSRQIIERGIGENSKNLILASKNKIEAVLASAQKIPENISYFLENSSYNESELYQLLYTVAKKNPEIYGITIAFEPYAFKKDAEYFAPCFFKEEGGISFKHLDKHYNYFFRDWYQIPKELQRPEWTEPYFDDSRGILMCSYGVPFYKNTDGRRQLAGVVVVEVSIEKLREIVSSIKILKTGYGFLISKNGTYVTHPMKELIMNETIFSIAEARDKKGLREIGRRMIKGESSLTPFMASSVLTGKECWMTHVPIESNGWSLAVLFPQDELMEDIVRLNKIVFFLGVSGIFLLAVATVYIARSITGPLRAMAKATEGIGSGNLDIELPVVTSGDEVGRLTEAFGYMKTSLKAYIEELTETTALKERMESELKVAHDIQMSILPKMFPPFPDRMEFDIYAMIRPAKEVGGDFYDFFQIDHDHLCFVIADVSGKGIPASLFMAVTKTLIKSKATVGLTPDRIISRVNEELCVGNDTNMFVTIFCAILNVCNGEMEYTNGGHNPPLIIRKTGEVSMIKSTGGIVVGVIDDAKYTIDKLTLEPGDSIYLYTDGVNEAMNKNGEFFSDKRLEQGIIRLKEESIKDIIDGIMEEIEYFVQDMPQSDDITMMVIQYKGNVKKE